From a single Glycine soja cultivar W05 chromosome 19, ASM419377v2, whole genome shotgun sequence genomic region:
- the LOC114398461 gene encoding TMV resistance protein N-like yields MAAISCSYVFTYDVFLSFRGSDTRHGFVGNLYKALNDKGIHTFIDDEKLQGGEEITPTLMKAIEESQIAITVLSHNYASSSFCLDELVHIIDCKRKGLLVLPVFYNLDPSDVRHQKGSYGEALARHEERFKAKKERLNQNMERLEKWKMALHQVANLSGYHFKQGDGYEYEFIGKIVEMVSGKTNRALLHIADYPVGLESQVLEVVKLLDVGANDGVHMIGIHGIGGIGKTTLALAVYNYVADHFDGSCFLENVRENSDKHGLQHLQSIILSELVKENKMNIATVKQGISMIQHRLQRKKVLLIVDDVDKPEQLQAIVGRPDWFGSGSRIIITTRDEKLLASHEVRRTYEVNELNRNDALQLLTWEAFKMQKVDPSYEEMLNRVVTYASGLPLALKVIGSNLFGKSIQEWKSAINQYQRIPNNQILKILKVSFDALEEEEKSVFLDIACCFKGCELEEVEDILHAHYGDCMKYHIGVLIDKSLLKLSVHGTMVTLHDLIEDMGREIVRQESPKDPGKRSRLWFHEDIIQVLEDNTGTSEIEIICLNFPLLDKEDIVEWNRKAFKKMKNLKTLIIKSGHFCKGPRYLPNSLRVLEWWRYPSHDLPSDFRSKKLGICKLPHCCFTSLELVGFLTKFMSMRVLNLDKCKCLTQIPDVSGLPNLEKLSFQHCQNLTTIHSSIGFLYKLKILSAFGCTKLVSFPPIKLTSLEKLNLSRCHSLESFPEILGKMENIRELQCEYTSIKELPSSIHNLTRLQELQLANCGVVQLPSSIVMMPELTELIGWKWKGWQWLKQEEGEEKFGSSIVSSKVELLWASDCNLYDDFFSIGFTRFAHVKDLNLSKNNFTMLPECIKEFQFLRKLNVNDCKHLQEIRGIPPSLKHFLATNCKSLTSSSTSMFLNQELHETGKTQFYLPGERIPEWFDHQSRGPSISFWFRNKFPGKVLCLVIGPMDDDSGMLISKVIINGNKYFRGSGYFMMGMDHTYLFDLQIMEFEDNLYVPLENEWNHAEVTYEGLEETSTPKECGIHVFKQESSMKDIRFADPYGKRKLGNDRNSLESQNQQLLKKHRFVDMEVS; encoded by the exons ATGGCTGCAATATCATGTTCCTATGTATTCACCTATGATGTGTTCCTTAGCTTCAGAGGCTCAGACACACGCCATGGTTTTGTTGGCAATCTCTACAAAGCTCTTAATGACAAGGGAATCCACACTTTCATTGATGATGAGAAGCTTCAGGGAGGAGAGGAAATAACACCAACACTTATGAAAGCAATTGAGGAGTCCCAGATTGCCATCACTGTGCTCTCTCACAACTATGCTTCTTCCTCATTTTGTTTGGATGAACTTGTTCACATCATTGATTGTAAGAGGAAAGGTTTGCTGGTTTTGCCGGTTTTTTATAACTTGGATCCTTCTGATGTGAGACACCAGAAAGGTAGTTATGGAGAAGCATTGGCTAGGCATGAGGAAAGGTTCAAAGCTAAGAAGGAGAGGTTGAACCAAAACATGGAGAGGTTGGAGAAATGGAAGATGGCTTTGCATCAAGTAGCTAATTTGTCTGGATATCATTTCAAACAAGG AGATGGATATGAATATGAGTTTATTGGGAAGATTGTTGAAATGGTTTCTGGCAAGACTAACCGGGCTCTTTTACATATTGCGGATTATCCGGTTGGGCTAGAGTCACAAGTATTAGAAGTAGTGAAACTTTTGGATGTTGGAGCTAATGATGGTGTCCACATGATAGGGATCCATGGAATTGGTGGGATAGGAAAAACAACACTTGCTCTAGCAGTTTATAATTATGTTGCTGACCATTTTGATGGTTCGTGTTTTCTTGAAAACGTGAGAGAAAATTCAGACAAACATGGGTTACAACATCTCCAAAGCATCATTCTTTCTGAATtggttaaagaaaataaaatgaacatagCAACTGTGAAACAAGGAATTTCAATGATACAACATAGGCTCCAGCGAAAAAAGGTTCTCTTGATTGTAGATGATGTTGATAAGCCTGAGCAATTGCAGGCTATTGTTGGAAGACCTGATTGGTTTGGTTCTGGCAGTAGAATCATCATCACGACGCGCGACGAAAAACTGCTGGCATCTCATGAGGTTAGAAGAACATATGAGGTGAATGAATTGAACAGGAATGATGCTCTTCAATTGCTCACATGGGAAGCTTTTAAAATGCAAAAAGTTGATCCAAGTTATGAGGAGATGTTGAATCGTGTGGTAACTTATGCTTCTGGCCTTCCATTGGCTTTGAAAGTAATAGGTTCCAACTTGTTTGGAAAAAGTATACAAGAATGGAAATCTGCTATCAATCAATACCAAAGAATTCCTAATAACCAAATCTTAAAGATACTCAAAGTAAGTTTTGATGCtttggaggaagaagagaagagtGTTTTTCTTGACATTGCTTGTTGCTTCAAAGGATGTGAATTGGAAGAGGTTGAAGATATACTTCATGCTCATTATGGAGACTGCATGAAATATCATATTGGGGTGCTGATTGATAAATCCCTCTTAAAGCTTAGTGTGCATGGTACAATGGTGACATTGCATGACTTGATAGAGGACATGGGTAGAGAAATTGTACGACAGGAGTCACCAAAAGATCCAGGGAAGCGCAGTAGATTATGGTTCCATGAGGATATAATTCAAGTTTTAGAAGATAACACA GGAACAAGTGAAATTGaaatcatatgtctgaatttccCCTTACTTGACAAAGAAGATATAGTAGAATGGAACAGAAAGGCCTTCAAGAAGATGAAAAACCTCAAAACTCTGATTATTAAAAGTGGTCATTTTTGCAAAGGTCCCAGGTATCTTCCAAATAGTCTAAGAGTATTGGAATGGTGGAGATATCCTTCACATGATTTACCATCTGATTTTCGTTCAAAGAAACTTGGCATATGCAAGTTACCCCATTGTTGTTTTACATCACTTGAGTTGGTTGGCTTTTTAACG aaatTTATGAGTATGAGAGTTTTGAATTTGGACAAATGCAAATGTTTAACACAGATACCTGATGTATCTGGTCTCCCAAATTTAGAAAAACTTTCATTTCAACACTGTCAAAATTTAACTACAATTCACAGTTCAATTGGATTTCtatataaacttaaaatattgaGTGCTTTTGGTTGCACCAAGCTTGTGAGTTTTCCACCCATCAAGTTGACCTCTCTTGAAAAACTCAATCTCTCGCGTTGTCATAGTCTTGAGAGTTTTCCAGAAATATTAGGAAAGATGGAAAACATAAGGGAACTTCAGTGTGAATACACTTCCATAAAAGAATTGCCATCTTCAATTCATAATCTTACCCGACTTCAAGAATTACAACTGGCTAACTGTGGAGTTGTTCAGTTACCAAGTAGCATTGTAATGATGCCAGAACTTACTGAACTTATTGGTTGGAAATGGAAAGGGTGGCAATGGCTAAAACAGGAAGAGGGTGAAGAAAAATTTGGATCATCAATAGTATCTTCAAAGGTAGAATTGCTTTGGGCCTCAGATTGCAACCTGTATGATGATTTCTTTTCAATAGGTTTCACGCGGTTTGCTCATGTGAAAGATTTAAACCTATCAAAGAATAATTTCACAATGCTTCCTGAATGCATCAaagaatttcagtttttaaggAAGCTTAATGTGAATGACTGCAAGCATCTTCAGGAAATTAGAGGCATTCCACCTAGCTTAAAACATTTCTTAGCAACAAACTGTAAATCCTTGACTTCCTCAAGTACAAGCATGTTCCTGAATCAG GAACTGCATGAGACTGGAAAAACTCAGTTTTATTTGCCAGGAGAAAGGATTCCAGAGTGGTTTGATCACCAAAGTAGGGGACCTTCAATTTCTTTCTGGTTTCGCAATAAGTTCCCCGGCAAAGTTCTTTGTCTTGTTATTGGACCTATGGATGATGACTCTGGAATGTTAATATCTAAGGTGATCATCAATGGCAATAAATATTTCCGTGGTAGTGGTTATTTCATGATGGGAATGGATCATACATATCTTTTTGATCTTCAAATAATGGAATTTGAAGATAATTTGTATGTACCTTTAGAAAATGAATGGAACCATGCGGAGGTTACATATGAGGGTTTGGAAGAGACCTCAACCCCTAAAGAATGCGGAATCCATGTATTCAAACAGGAAAGTAGCATGAAGGATATTCGATTTGCTGATCCTTATGGCAAGAGAAAATTAGGCAATGATCGCAACAGTTTGGAATCACAAAACCAACAATTGCTAAAAAAACATAGGTTTGTGGACATGGAAGTTTCATAG
- the LOC114400870 gene encoding structural maintenance of chromosomes protein 4-like — protein sequence MDSHAESAPDSATRHRSSARPRLFIKEMVMRNFKSYAGEQRVGPFHKSFSAVVGPNGSGKSNVIDAMLFVFGKRAKQMRLNKVSELIHNSTNHQNLDSAGVSVHFQEIVDSDDGTYEAVPGSDFVITRVAFRDNSSKYYINNHTSNFTEVTKKLKGKGVDLDNNRFLILQGEVEQISLMKPKAQGPHDEGFLEYLEDIIGTNKYVEKIDESHKLLESLNEKRSGVVQMVKLSEKERDSLEDVKNEAEAYMLKELSLLKWQEKATKFALDDTGGKMDELQGNVVTLEENLKAERDKIQDSKQTLKELETTHNNYMKRQEELDNDMRKCKEEFKEFERQDVKYREDFKHVNQKIKKLEDKVEKDSSKIEAFIKEGEESTDLIPKLEDNIPKLQKLLLDEEKALEEITESSKVETEKYRSELSKVRTELEPWEKDLIEHNGKLEVACTEAKLLNEKHEGASQAFKDAQKKMKSISETIKSKTASISQIKSNIEKCKHEASEAHQIEEECIKEQDELIPLEQSARQKVAELKSVLDSEKSQGSVLKAILKAKETKQIEGIYGRMGDLGAIDAKYDVAISTACHGLDYIVVETTNAAQACVELLRRENLGVATFMILEKQVDLLPKLKKNVNTPEGVPRLFDLVKVQDERMKLAFFAALRNTVVAKDLDQATRIAYGGNTEFRRVVTLDGALFENSGTMSGGGSKPRGGKMGTSIRATSMSAESVANAEKELSRLTNKLNDFRQRIMAAVQHYQASEKAVAALEMELAKSQKEVDSLKSQYNYIEKQLDSLEAASMPQEDELDRMKELKKIVSAEEREINRLTNGSKQLKEKALELQRNLENVGGEKLKSQKSKVQKIQSDIDKHSSGINRCKVQIETGQKMVKKLTKGIEDSKKEKDRLTEQKEKLTQAFKEIEQKAFVVQENYKKTQELIDKHTIVLEKAKSDYNKMKKVMDELRASEVDVDFKLKDMKKAYKELEMKRKGYKKRLDDLQTALRKHLEQIQADLVDQEKLQATLDDEHLNAACDLKKACEMVALLEAQLKEMNPNLDSISEYRKKVSSYNERVEELNAVTQERDDIKKQYDEWRKKRLDEFMEGFNAISLKLKEMYQMITLGGDAELELVDSLDPFSEGVVFSVRPPKKSWKNIANLSGGEKTLSSLALVFALHHYKPTPLYVMDEIDAALDFKNVSIVGHYVKDRTKDAQFIIISLRNNMFELADRLVGIYKTDNCTKSITINPGSFVICEKAA from the exons ATGGACTCGCACGCCGAGTCCGCACCCGACTCAGCCACTCGCCACCGCTCCTCCGCGCGCCCCAGGCTCTTCATAAAGGAGATGGTCATGCGCAACTTCAAATCCTACGCCGGCGAACAGCGCGTCGGTCCCTTCCACAAG AGTTTCTCCGCCGTGGTGGGACCTAACGGGAGCGGGAAGAGCAACGTCATCGACGCgatgctgtttgtgtttgggaaGAGAGCAAAGCAG ATGCGGCTGAACAAAGTTTCGGAGCTAATACACAATTCCACCAATCACCAGAATTTGGATAGTGCGGGGGTTTCAGTTCATTTTCAAGAGATTGTGGATTCG GATGATGGAACATATGAGGCTGTTCCAGGAAGTGATTTTGTGATTACCAGGGTGGCTTTCCGGGATAACTCCTCTAAGTATTACATTAATAACCACACGAGTAACTTTACAGAAGTTACGAAGAAATTGAAAGGGAAAGGTGTTGACCTTGACAATAACAGGTTTCTTATTCTTCAG GGTGAAGTTGAGcagatttcacttatgaaaccAAAAGCTCAAGGGCCTCATGATGAAGGTTTTCTAGAATATCTGGAGGATATCATTGGAACCAACAAATATGTGGAAAAGATTGATGAATCACACAAACT GTTAGAATCCCTGAATGAGAAAAGATCTGGGGTGGTACAAATGGTTAAGCTATCTGAGAAAGAAAGAGACAGCTTGGAG GATGTGAAAAATGAAGCAGAAGCATACATGCTGAAGGAGTTGTCTCTGTTGAAATGGCAAGAGAAAGCTACAAAGTTTGCCCTTGATGATACAGGTGGAAAAATGGATGAGTTACAAGGGAATGTTGTTACTCTAGAAGAAAATCTCAAGGCAGAGAG GGATAAAATCCAAGATAGTAAACAAACTCTCAAAGAGCTTGAAACTACGCACAACAACTATATGAAAAGACAAGAG gagTTAGATAATGATATGAGGAAGTGCAAGGAAGAGTTCAAAGAGTTTGAGAGGCAGGATGTTAAGTATCGGGAGGATTTTAAGCATGTGAATCAGAAGATAAAAAAGCTAGAGGATAAAGTAGAAAAG GATTCATCAAAAATTGAAGCCTTTATAAAAGAGGGTGAGGAATCAACTGATCTGATACCAAAACTTGAGGACAATATACCAAAATTGCAAAAGTTGTTGCTTGATGAGGAGAAGGCCTTAGAAGAAATCACAGAGAGTTCCAAAG TTGAAACTGAGAAATACCGCTCTGAGCTTTCTAAAGTTCGTACTGAGCTTGAACCTTGGGAAAAGGATTTGATTGAGCACAATGGAAAACTTGAAGTTGCATGTACAGAGGCTAAGCTTCTAAATGAAAAG CATGAAGGTGCTTCTCAAGCCTTTAAAGATGCTCAAAAGAAGATGAAAAGCATATCAGAAACAATTAAATCGAAAACTGCCAGCATTTCTCAAATCAAGAGTAATATAGAAAAGTGCAAGCATGAAGCTTCAGAAGCTCACCAAATTGAAGAA GAATGTATCAAAGAACAAGATGAATTGATTCCTCTTGAACAAAGTGCTAGACAGAAAGTTGCAGAACTGAAGTCTGTTCTAGATTCTGAGAAGAGTCAGGGATCAGTTCTAAAAGCAATCCTGAAAGCTaaggaaacaaaacaaatagaAGGAATATATGGTCGCATGGGTGATTTAGGTGCTATTGATG CAAAATATGATGTTGCAATATCAACAGCATGCCATGGACTGGATTATATTGTGGTGGAAACAACAAATGCAGCTCAAGCATGTGTTGAGTTACTTCGTAGAGAGAATCTTGGTGTTGCTACTTTCATGATATtg gAGAAGCAAGTTGATCTTCTTCCAAAGTTGAAAAAGAATGTAAACACTCCAGAGGGGGTTCCACGtctttttgatttagtgaaAGTTCAAGATGAAAGAATGAAGCTTGCTTTCTTTGCGGCACTTAGAAACACTGTGGTTGCTAAAGATCTTGACCAG GCAACACGTATAGCATATGGTGGAAACACTGAGTTTCGTCGAGTTGTTACCCTTGATGGTGCACTCTTTGAAAATTCTGGAACAATGAGTGGTGGGGGTAGTAAGCCCCGTGGTGGGAAGATGGGGACATCTATTCGAGCTACAAGCATGTCTGCAGAAAGTGTTGCAAATGCTGAGAAAGAGTTGTCTAGGTTGACCAATAAACTGAATGACTTCCGCCAAAGAATTATGGCTGCTGTGCAGCATTATCAGGCCTCAGAAAAAGCTGTTGCTGCTTTAGAAATGGAGTTAGCTAAAAGTCAGAAGGAG GTTGACAGTTTAAaatcacaatataattatattgagaAACAACTTGATTCCCTTGAGGCAGCATCAATGCCACAGGAGGATGAGCTTGACAGAATGAAAGAGCTGAAGAAGATTGTTTCTGCAGAAGAAAGGGAGATTAATAGACTTACTAATGGATCAAAACAACTGAAGGAAAAG GCTTTGGAGCTCCAGAGAAATTTAGAAAATGTTGGGggtgaaaaattaaaatctcaGAAGTCAAAGGTCCAGAAAATTCAATCT GACATTGATAAGCATAGTTCAGGAATAAACCGTTGTAAGGTCCAAATAGAGACAGGACAAAAAATGGTGAAAAAACTGACTAAAGGAATTGAGGATTCAAAGAAGGAGAAAGACCGGCTTACAGAGCAAAAGGAGAAGCTAACACAAGCCTTCAAAGAAATTGAGCAGAAAGCATTTGTAGTTCAAGAGAACTATAAAAAAACCCAAGAG TTGATTGACAAACATACGATTGTCTTGGAGAAAGCAAAATCAGATTACAACAAGATGAAAAAAGTGATGGATGAATTGCGTGCATCTGAG GTTGATGTTGACTTTAAATTAAAGGACATGAAGAAAGCTTACAAAGAATTGGAAATGAAGAGGAAAGGTTACAAGAAAAGACTAGATGATTTGCAAACTGCCCTTCGCAAGCATCTCGAACA AATTCAGGCAGATTTAGTGGATCAAGAAAAGCTACAGGCTACGTTGGATGATGAACATCTTAATGCTGCTTGTGACCTGAAAAAAGCCTGTGAAATGGTTGCTCTGCTTGAAGCACAACTAAAGGAGATGAATCCAAATCTTGATTCAATTTCAGA ATATCGAAAGAAGGTATCTTCATACAATGAGCGAGTTGAAGAACTTAATGCAGTCACACAGGAGCGGGATGACATAAAGAAGCAGTATGATGAATGGAGAAAGAAGAG ATTGGACGAGTTTATGGAAGGATTTAATGCCATATCTTTAAAGTTAAAAGAAATGTATCAG ATGATCACTCTTGGAGGTGATGCAGAACTTGAGCTTGTGGATTCTTTGGATCCTTTCTCTGAAGGTGTTGTGTTCAGTGTCAGACCaccaaagaaaagctggaaaaATATTGCAAATTTATCGGGTGGTGAAAAG ACTCTTAGCTCGCTGGCTCTTGTATTTGCTCTTCATCATTACAAACCTACCCCACTCTATGTAATGGATGAAATTGATGCTGCCCTGG ACTTCAAGAATGTATCTATCGTCGGGCATTATGTGAAAGACAGGACCAAGGATGCTCAATTCATAATCATTAG TCTTAGGAACAATATGTTTGAATTGGCTGATCGACTTGTTGGGATATATAAAACGGATAATTGCACAAAGAGCATTACTATCAATCCGGGGAGTTTCGTGATATGCGAAAAGGCTGCTTGA